The following proteins come from a genomic window of Pararhodobacter sp.:
- the scpB gene encoding SMC-Scp complex subunit ScpB, producing MTESADAPFDPKSPGLFPVPPMAEQERMVEAILFASAEPVSIAELNKRLPEGCDAAEAVSHLRSRYAGRGVHVVKVGDLWAMRTAPDLGWLMRTETVETRRLSRAATETLAIIAYHQPVTRAEIEEIRGVSLSRGTIDQLMELDWIRFGRRRMTPGRPLTFVVTDGFLDHFGLESPRDLPGLKELRDAGLLDSRGLPGGLSNPGDDDEGEDLTGQSELFED from the coding sequence ATGACCGAGTCTGCCGATGCGCCCTTCGATCCGAAATCGCCGGGTCTGTTTCCCGTGCCACCCATGGCCGAGCAAGAGCGCATGGTCGAGGCGATCCTGTTTGCCTCGGCCGAGCCGGTCAGCATTGCCGAGTTGAACAAACGCCTGCCCGAGGGCTGCGATGCCGCCGAGGCGGTGTCGCATCTGCGCTCGCGCTATGCGGGCCGAGGCGTGCATGTGGTCAAGGTCGGCGACCTTTGGGCCATGCGCACCGCGCCCGATCTGGGCTGGCTGATGCGCACCGAGACGGTCGAGACCCGCCGCTTGAGTCGCGCGGCCACCGAAACGCTGGCGATCATCGCCTATCATCAGCCGGTGACGCGCGCCGAGATCGAGGAGATCCGCGGCGTCTCGCTGTCGCGTGGCACGATAGATCAGTTGATGGAGCTCGACTGGATCCGGTTCGGGCGTCGCCGGATGACGCCGGGACGCCCGCTGACCTTTGTCGTGACCGACGGATTCCTGGACCATTTTGGCTTGGAAAGCCCGCGTGATCTGCCGGGCCTCAAGGAATTGCGCGATGCGGGGTTGCTGGATAGCCGGGGTCTGCCAGGCGGGTTGAGCAACCCGGGCGACGATGACGAGGGCGAAGATCTGACCGGCCAAAGCGAGTTGTTCGAGGATTGA
- the argS gene encoding arginine--tRNA ligase — translation MNLFTDIRALVLDCLENMVRDGDLPEGLDTSNVTVEPPRDAAHGDMATNAAMVLAKPAGLKPRDIAEALAARLIQDPRIEAAEVAGPGFLNLRLVPEVWQQVIPAALRAGNDFGRATLGQGLKVNVEFVSANPTGPMHVGHTRGAVVGDALASLLDFAGYDVTREYYINDGGGQVDVLARSVYERYREAHGMNPEIAEGLYPGDYLIEVGQALKEQFGDTFLNKPESVWLDTLRPLATEAMMAMIRSDLAALGVEMDVYSSEKALYGTGKIEAALQTLRDQGLIYEGVLEPPKGRMPEDWEPREQTLFRSTAHGDDVDRPVKKSDGTWTYFAPDIAYHYDKVQRGFDLLIDILGADHGGYVKRMKAAVAALSQGRVPLDIKLVQLVKLYKNGEPFKMSKRAGTFVTLRDVVDMVGPDVTRFVMLTRKNDAALDFDFDKVLEQSRDNPVWYVQYANARVASVVRKAAEAGVDVSDAALAQADFSALGHPAELALIRKLADWPRQVEAAARAQEPHRIAGFLSELAADLHGHWNRGNDAPELRFLQDDPGLTQSKIALARAVGVVIFAGLAILGVSPVEEMR, via the coding sequence ATGAACCTGTTCACCGATATCCGCGCACTGGTGCTCGACTGCCTTGAAAACATGGTCCGTGACGGCGATCTGCCTGAGGGGCTGGACACATCGAACGTGACCGTCGAGCCGCCGCGTGATGCAGCGCACGGCGATATGGCAACGAATGCGGCGATGGTGCTGGCCAAACCGGCTGGGCTGAAACCCCGCGATATCGCCGAGGCCCTGGCGGCGCGCTTGATCCAGGATCCACGGATCGAGGCGGCAGAGGTCGCGGGGCCTGGCTTTTTGAACCTGCGGTTGGTGCCTGAGGTCTGGCAACAGGTGATCCCGGCGGCGTTGCGGGCGGGCAATGATTTCGGCCGCGCCACCTTGGGGCAGGGGCTGAAGGTGAACGTTGAATTCGTCAGCGCCAACCCGACCGGCCCGATGCATGTCGGCCATACACGCGGCGCCGTGGTGGGCGATGCGCTGGCCAGCCTGCTCGATTTTGCGGGCTATGATGTGACGCGCGAATATTACATCAACGACGGCGGCGGGCAGGTCGATGTGCTGGCGCGCTCGGTTTATGAACGCTACCGCGAGGCGCATGGCATGAACCCGGAAATCGCCGAGGGGCTGTACCCCGGCGATTACCTGATCGAGGTCGGGCAGGCGCTGAAAGAACAGTTCGGCGACACGTTCCTCAACAAGCCCGAATCCGTCTGGCTCGACACGTTGCGCCCGCTCGCGACCGAGGCGATGATGGCCATGATCCGCAGCGATCTGGCCGCGTTGGGCGTTGAAATGGATGTGTATTCCTCGGAAAAGGCGCTCTATGGCACCGGCAAGATCGAAGCTGCGCTGCAGACCCTGCGCGATCAGGGGCTGATCTATGAAGGCGTGCTGGAGCCACCAAAGGGCCGTATGCCCGAGGATTGGGAGCCGCGCGAACAGACCCTGTTCCGCTCGACCGCGCATGGTGACGATGTGGATCGCCCGGTGAAGAAATCGGACGGCACATGGACCTATTTCGCCCCCGATATCGCCTATCATTATGACAAGGTGCAACGCGGGTTTGACCTGTTGATCGACATTCTGGGCGCTGACCACGGCGGCTATGTCAAGCGCATGAAGGCGGCGGTTGCGGCCCTCTCGCAGGGGCGCGTGCCGCTGGACATCAAGCTGGTGCAACTGGTCAAGCTGTACAAGAACGGCGAGCCGTTCAAGATGTCCAAACGCGCGGGCACGTTTGTGACGCTGCGCGACGTGGTGGATATGGTCGGCCCCGACGTGACCCGCTTTGTCATGCTGACCCGCAAGAATGATGCAGCTCTCGACTTTGATTTCGACAAGGTGCTGGAGCAATCGCGCGACAACCCGGTCTGGTATGTGCAATACGCCAACGCCCGCGTGGCCTCGGTGGTGCGCAAGGCCGCTGAAGCCGGCGTCGATGTGTCCGACGCCGCCTTGGCGCAGGCCGATTTCTCGGCATTGGGTCATCCCGCAGAGCTGGCGCTGATCCGGAAACTGGCCGATTGGCCGCGTCAGGTCGAGGCCGCCGCCCGCGCGCAAGAGCCCCATCGCATCGCCGGTTTCCTGTCGGAATTGGCCGCAGACCTGCACGGCCACTGGAATCGCGGCAATGATGCCCCTGAATTGCGCTTCCTGCAGGACGATCCGGGCCTCACCCAGTCGAAAATTGCGCTGGCGCGTGCCGTGGGCGTTGTTATTTTCGCAGGTCTTGCTATCCTAGGGGTCAGTCCTGTCGAGGAAATGCGCTGA
- a CDS encoding glycoside hydrolase family 3 N-terminal domain-containing protein has product MIGATILGCAGLCLSKGEAVFFRDAQPWGFILFKRNVGDAAQLRTLTQALRDAVGRDAPIFMDQEGGTVQRLRPPLARNWADASVQSGGARAVFLRHHLMAAELRAMGVDGNCAPVIDVAGPQTHPFLQRRIWSADPHQTAKLARAAAAGLLAGGVLPVVKHLPGHGAANADSHHDLPRCTASLAALEAHDFIPVRALHDLPLGMTSHVVYDALDPGFPATESAVVLRYLRETLGFSGLLMTDDIGMNALRGTMAERSAKAVAAGCDLVLHCSGDLDEMHAVVDAAGRLQGAALARGDLALKARRYPGNIDIAAIAAEFDALTNPKA; this is encoded by the coding sequence ATGATCGGGGCCACCATTCTGGGCTGCGCCGGGCTTTGCCTGAGCAAGGGCGAAGCGGTGTTTTTCCGTGACGCGCAGCCTTGGGGTTTTATCCTGTTCAAGCGCAATGTCGGCGATGCCGCGCAATTGCGCACCCTCACACAGGCGCTTCGTGACGCGGTGGGCCGCGATGCGCCGATCTTCATGGATCAAGAGGGCGGTACCGTGCAACGTTTGCGCCCGCCTCTGGCACGCAATTGGGCCGATGCCAGCGTTCAGTCCGGCGGTGCGCGGGCCGTGTTCCTGAGGCATCATCTGATGGCGGCGGAGCTGCGCGCGATGGGTGTCGATGGCAATTGCGCGCCGGTGATCGACGTGGCCGGGCCACAGACTCACCCGTTCCTGCAACGCCGAATCTGGTCCGCCGATCCGCACCAGACCGCCAAACTCGCCCGCGCAGCGGCCGCGGGGTTGCTGGCGGGCGGCGTGTTGCCGGTGGTCAAACATCTGCCCGGACACGGCGCCGCGAACGCCGACAGCCACCACGATCTGCCGCGCTGCACCGCGTCGCTGGCGGCCCTTGAGGCCCATGATTTCATTCCGGTGCGCGCCTTGCATGACCTGCCGCTGGGGATGACCTCGCATGTCGTGTATGACGCCTTGGACCCCGGCTTTCCGGCGACGGAGTCCGCCGTTGTTCTGCGCTATCTGCGCGAGACCTTGGGGTTTTCCGGGCTGCTGATGACCGACGATATCGGCATGAACGCCCTGCGCGGCACCATGGCAGAGCGCAGCGCCAAGGCGGTTGCGGCGGGTTGCGATCTGGTGCTGCATTGTTCGGGGGATCTGGACGAGATGCACGCGGTGGTGGATGCCGCAGGCCGCCTGCAGGGGGCGGCATTGGCGCGCGGCGACTTGGCCCTCAAGGCGCGCCGATACCCCGGCAACATTGACATTGCAGCGATTGCCGCAGAATTTGACGCTTTGACCAACCCAAAGGCCTGA
- a CDS encoding sodium:proton antiporter, which produces MAAGAVSGLSPVEAIALVGVLGVGAQWLAFRLQLPAIVLMLVAGLIVGPGLSLFDPARDIGVLTGPLVSLAVAIILFEGGLSLNLHKLRDAAVGVKRLVVIGAPVGWLASALALHYAAGLSWETSAVFGGIMIVTGPTVIAPLLRQARLARRPAALLQWEAIVNDPIGALAAVLAFEVVVVVRSAADDGPGAALHMVVGILVAVILGYAGGRLIAVAFRRSAVPEYMKVPVLFVAVLAVFALADRLLHESGLLAVTVMGLVIANADLPSYHELRRFKEQATVLLVSGVFILLAAGLDVATVMTLDWHAVLFVLVVVFIARPVTVLLALAFSPVPWRERILVALTGPRGVVLVAVAGLFGERLIGIGVADGAQIGALAFVLVAVTVVLNGFGLKPLARALGLVAAETPGVLLVGGSRFATGFAQAFIKAEVPVLVTDTNIGRLRRPRREGIPVFYGDILSEAAEQSVELMGYGTILAATDNDAYNTLVATDLAPEFGRDNVFQLTRTKSENPRHALPAGLGARTFAGGLSYETLDQLLIDGYSFRLTRITEEYGFEDWRAKRPNAVLLARISPQGEVSITGDLVEVRGLTERGTKFLATMSEKTATRMAAKVNPGTRLIALIPPEPGPEGQPEKTLESTANQPENKAGLPG; this is translated from the coding sequence ATGGCCGCAGGAGCCGTATCGGGGCTAAGCCCCGTTGAAGCGATCGCCTTGGTCGGGGTTCTGGGGGTCGGCGCGCAATGGCTGGCGTTCCGTCTGCAACTTCCGGCGATTGTGCTGATGTTGGTCGCGGGCCTGATCGTTGGCCCCGGCTTGAGCCTGTTCGACCCGGCGCGCGACATTGGTGTGCTGACCGGGCCGCTGGTTTCGCTGGCCGTGGCAATCATCCTGTTCGAGGGCGGATTGTCGCTGAACCTTCACAAGTTGCGCGACGCGGCGGTGGGGGTGAAACGTCTGGTTGTCATCGGCGCGCCGGTCGGCTGGCTGGCCTCGGCTCTGGCGCTGCACTATGCGGCGGGCCTGAGCTGGGAGACATCGGCCGTATTCGGCGGCATCATGATCGTCACCGGACCCACGGTCATTGCGCCCCTCTTGCGTCAGGCGCGGCTGGCGCGACGCCCGGCGGCGTTGCTGCAATGGGAGGCAATCGTCAACGACCCGATCGGCGCGCTTGCCGCCGTCTTGGCGTTCGAAGTGGTGGTCGTCGTGCGCTCTGCCGCCGACGACGGGCCGGGCGCGGCCCTGCATATGGTTGTCGGAATCCTCGTGGCGGTGATCCTGGGCTATGCCGGCGGACGCCTGATCGCGGTTGCCTTCCGGCGCAGTGCGGTGCCCGAATACATGAAGGTGCCGGTGTTGTTCGTGGCCGTCTTGGCGGTGTTCGCGCTGGCCGACAGGCTGCTGCACGAGAGCGGCTTGTTGGCCGTCACGGTGATGGGGCTGGTGATCGCCAATGCGGATCTGCCCAGCTACCACGAACTGCGCCGCTTCAAGGAGCAAGCCACGGTCTTGCTGGTGTCCGGGGTGTTCATCCTGCTGGCGGCGGGGCTTGATGTCGCGACCGTGATGACCCTTGACTGGCACGCGGTGCTCTTTGTGCTGGTGGTCGTGTTCATCGCGCGCCCGGTCACGGTTCTGCTGGCGCTGGCCTTCAGCCCGGTTCCCTGGCGCGAGCGTATCCTGGTCGCATTGACCGGGCCGCGCGGCGTGGTGCTGGTTGCGGTGGCGGGACTGTTCGGCGAGCGGTTGATTGGGATCGGCGTCGCGGATGGCGCGCAAATCGGCGCGTTGGCGTTCGTCTTGGTGGCGGTGACGGTGGTGCTCAATGGCTTTGGCCTGAAACCCCTGGCGCGTGCACTGGGCCTTGTGGCAGCGGAAACACCGGGCGTTTTGCTGGTCGGTGGTTCGCGCTTTGCGACCGGCTTCGCGCAGGCCTTCATCAAGGCCGAGGTTCCGGTCCTGGTGACCGACACCAACATCGGACGCCTGCGCCGCCCACGCCGCGAGGGGATTCCGGTGTTCTACGGCGACATCCTGTCCGAGGCCGCCGAACAATCGGTCGAATTGATGGGCTACGGCACCATCCTGGCCGCCACCGATAACGACGCCTACAACACCTTGGTGGCCACCGACCTCGCGCCGGAATTCGGGCGCGACAACGTGTTCCAACTGACCCGCACGAAATCCGAGAACCCCCGCCATGCCTTGCCGGCTGGCCTGGGCGCGCGGACCTTTGCCGGCGGGTTGTCCTATGAGACCCTGGACCAGTTGTTGATTGACGGATACAGCTTTCGCCTCACACGCATAACCGAGGAATACGGGTTTGAGGATTGGCGCGCGAAACGGCCGAATGCCGTGCTGTTGGCACGGATTTCGCCGCAAGGCGAGGTGTCGATTACCGGCGATCTGGTCGAGGTGCGCGGTCTGACAGAGCGCGGCACCAAGTTTCTGGCGACCATGTCGGAAAAAACCGCAACCCGAATGGCGGCAAAGGTCAACCCGGGCACGCGCCTGATCGCGTTGATCCCACCTGAACCCGGCCCCGAGGGTCAGCCCGAGAAAACTCTGGAATCCACCGCAAACCAACCCGAAAACAAGGCTGGATTGCCAGGCTAG
- a CDS encoding SPOR domain-containing protein, producing the protein MAQLHYEAYRAPQHSGTPQHPAGSQTYPYQQNSEYAQAPVAAPPRVGRFVNLVGALVSMALVTGVGIWSYRLMVRDVSGVPVIRALAGPYRVTPDDPGGLQASYQGLAVNNVAAEGNAADAAQTIALAPPPVQLSAEDRAVAALVASTSQPIAAPSSLAPVTTPPQQALIAVPGAEAPQAVALDLVPASLPGISRSRFPRARPGGGTQLTAVAAAPSADTFAQNAPAGTDAQAEALLQELVTRLAPSQVTDIDPDTLAPGTRLVQLGAYDSDLDARAAWDNLAARFPAYLENRGRIIESASAGGRTFYRLRAHGFSDEPEARRFCSVFLADNADCIPVLIR; encoded by the coding sequence ATGGCACAATTGCACTACGAGGCGTATCGCGCCCCGCAGCACTCGGGGACTCCGCAGCATCCTGCGGGGTCGCAGACTTACCCATACCAGCAGAACTCCGAGTATGCGCAAGCGCCCGTCGCCGCCCCTCCGCGTGTCGGGCGGTTCGTCAATCTGGTCGGGGCGCTGGTCTCGATGGCGCTGGTCACGGGTGTTGGTATCTGGTCGTATCGCTTGATGGTGCGCGATGTCTCGGGCGTTCCGGTGATCCGCGCTCTGGCCGGGCCATACCGTGTCACGCCGGACGATCCCGGTGGATTGCAGGCCTCGTATCAAGGGCTTGCGGTCAATAACGTCGCCGCCGAGGGCAACGCGGCAGACGCCGCGCAGACCATTGCGCTGGCACCGCCGCCCGTGCAACTGAGCGCCGAAGACCGCGCGGTTGCCGCCTTGGTTGCCTCGACGTCACAGCCCATTGCGGCGCCCAGTAGTCTGGCACCCGTGACGACACCGCCGCAACAGGCGCTGATCGCGGTGCCCGGTGCCGAGGCGCCGCAAGCCGTGGCGCTCGATCTGGTGCCCGCGTCACTGCCCGGCATCTCGCGTTCGCGGTTCCCGCGTGCTCGTCCGGGCGGCGGTACGCAACTCACGGCCGTTGCCGCAGCACCCTCGGCAGACACATTCGCGCAAAACGCCCCAGCCGGAACCGACGCGCAAGCCGAGGCACTGTTGCAAGAGCTGGTAACACGCCTGGCCCCGTCGCAGGTGACTGACATCGACCCCGACACGCTGGCCCCCGGAACGCGCCTTGTGCAATTGGGCGCATATGACAGCGACCTGGACGCGCGCGCCGCGTGGGACAATCTGGCCGCGCGTTTCCCGGCGTATCTGGAAAACCGCGGTCGGATCATCGAATCCGCCTCGGCTGGGGGGCGCACCTTCTATCGGTTGCGCGCGCATGGGTTCAGCGACGAACCCGAGGCACGTCGCTTCTGCTCGGTGTTTCTGGCCGATAATGCCGATTGCATCCCCGTCCTGATCCGCTGA
- a CDS encoding ScpA family protein, whose product MSDVETTGANPNRADLDVAARLEDEALIVDVEGYEGPLDLLLTLSRRQKVDLRRISVLQLAEQYLRFVEAARVLRIELAADYLVMAAWLAFLKSRLLLPPDPTEDGPSAEDLAAHLAFQLERLEAMREASGRLMGRDRLGREFFARGMPETMSIEKRTQHTATLLELVQAYARIRTKDEFRPYAYDRKDVYPLETALDRLRGIIGLTPDWADLAGFLPPGWRKAGSRRRSALASTFAASLELAKQGQLEIRQSETFAPIHLRARPEDRT is encoded by the coding sequence ATGAGCGACGTCGAGACGACGGGGGCAAACCCCAATCGCGCGGACCTGGATGTCGCGGCACGGCTCGAAGATGAGGCGCTGATCGTCGATGTCGAGGGCTACGAGGGGCCGCTTGATCTGCTGTTGACCCTGTCGCGCCGCCAAAAGGTCGATCTGCGGCGGATCTCGGTGTTGCAACTGGCCGAGCAATATCTGCGCTTTGTCGAGGCTGCGCGCGTGTTGCGTATCGAGTTGGCGGCGGATTATCTGGTCATGGCGGCCTGGCTGGCGTTCCTCAAATCGCGGCTGTTGCTGCCACCGGACCCCACCGAGGACGGCCCCAGCGCCGAGGATCTCGCCGCGCATCTGGCCTTTCAGCTTGAGCGTCTGGAAGCGATGCGCGAGGCGTCGGGTCGGTTGATGGGGCGCGACCGGCTGGGCCGCGAATTCTTCGCGCGCGGTATGCCCGAAACCATGTCGATCGAGAAACGCACGCAGCACACAGCAACCTTGCTGGAACTGGTGCAGGCCTATGCGCGGATCCGGACCAAGGACGAATTCCGCCCCTATGCCTATGATCGCAAAGATGTTTACCCGCTGGAAACCGCGCTGGACCGGTTGCGTGGCATCATCGGGCTCACGCCGGATTGGGCCGATCTGGCCGGCTTCCTGCCGCCCGGTTGGCGCAAGGCGGGCAGCCGCCGGCGCTCGGCGCTGGCCTCGACTTTTGCGGCCTCGCTGGAATTGGCCAAACAGGGGCAGTTGGAGATCCGGCAATCCGAGACCTTCGCCCCGATCCACCTCCGCGCGCGCCCAGAGGACCGAACATGA